In one window of Eubalaena glacialis isolate mEubGla1 chromosome 13, mEubGla1.1.hap2.+ XY, whole genome shotgun sequence DNA:
- the LOC133103793 gene encoding protein transport protein Sec61 subunit gamma-like, which translates to MDQVIQFVEPSRQFVKDSIRLVKRCTKPDRKEFQKIAMATAIRFAIMGFIGFFVKLIHIPINNIIVGG; encoded by the coding sequence ATGGATCAGGTAATACAGTTCGTTGAGCCAAGTCGGCAGTTTGTGAAGGACTCGATTCGGCTGGTTAAAAGATGCACCAAACCTGATAGAAAAGAATTCCAGAAGATTGCCATGGCAACAGCAATAAGATTTGCTATAATGGGATTCATTGGCTTTTTTGTGAAATTGATCCATATTCCTATTAATAACATCATTGTTGGTGGCTGA
- the SBK1 gene encoding serine/threonine-protein kinase SBK1 has protein sequence MSVGCPEPEPPHSLPCCGPGTAPGLGAGVPLLTEDMQALTLRTLAASDVTKHYELVRELGKGTYGKVDLVAYKGTGTKMALKFVNKSKTKLKNFLREVSITNSLSSSPFIIKVFDVVFETEDCYVFAQEYAPAGDLFDIIPPQVGLPEDTVKRCVQQLGLALDFMHGRQLVHRDIKPENVLLFDRECRRVKLADFGMTRRVGCRVKRVSGTIPYTAPEVCQAGRADGFAVDTGVDVWAFGVLIFCVLTGNFPWEAASGADAFFEEFVRWQRGRLPGLPSQWRRFTEPALRMFQRLLALEPERRGPAKEVFRFLKHELTSELRRRPSHRARKPAGDRPPAAGPLRLEAPGPLKRTVLTESGSGSRPAAPAVGPAPGPAPVPVPVPVPEPGLAPPGPPGRTDGRPDKSKGQVVLATAIEICV, from the exons ATGAGCGTGGGCTGCCCAGAGCCCGAGCCGCCCCACTCCCTGCCCTGCTGTGGGCCAGGGACCGCCCCTGGGCTGGGTGCAGGTGTGCCCCTCCTCACTGAAGACATGCAAGCGCTGACCCTCCGCACACTGGCCGCAAGCGACGTCACCAAGCACTACGAACTCGTCCGGGAGCTGGGCAAGGGCACCTATGGGAAGGTTGACCTGGTAGCCTACAAGGGCACAG GCACAAAGATGGCACTGAAGTTTGTGAACAAGAGCAAAACTAAGCTGAAGAACTTCCTGCGGGAGGTGAGCATCACCAACagcctctcctccagccccttcATCATCAAGGTCTTCGACGTAGTGTTTGAGACCGAGGACTGCTACGTCTTTGCTCAGGAGTACGCGCCCGCCGGGGACCTGTTTGACATCATTCCTCCTCAG GTGGGGCTCCCCGAGGACACGGTGAAGCGCTGCGTGCAGCAGCTGGGCCTGGCGCTGGACTTCATGCACGGCCGGCAGCTGGTGCACCGCGACATCAAGCCCGAGAACGTGCTGCTGTTCGACCGCGAGTGCCGCCGCGTGAAGCTGGCCGACTTCGGCATGACGCGCCGCGTGGGCTGCCGCGTGAAGCGGGTCAGCGGCACCATCCCGTACACGGCGCCCGAGGTGTGCCAGGCGGGCCGCGCCGACGGCTTCGCGGTGGACACGGGCGTGGACGTGTGGGCCTTCGGCGTGCTCATCTTCTGCGTGCTCACCGGCAACTTCCCGTGGGAGGCGGCCTCGGGCGCCGACGCCTTCTTTGAGGAGTTCGTGCGCTGGCAGCGGGGCCGCCTGCCGGGGCTGCCGTCGCAGTGGCGCCGCTTCACCGAGCCGGCGCTGCGCATGTTCCAGCGGCTCCTGGCCCTGGAGCCCGAGCGCCGCGGGCCGGCCAAAGAGGTCTTCCGCTTCCTCAAGCACGAGCTCACGTCCGAGCTGCGGCGCCGGCCCTCGCACCGCGCGCGCAAGCCCGCCGGGGACCGCCCGCCGGCCGCCGGGCCGCTGCGCCTCGAGGCGCCCGGGCCGCTCAAGCGGACGGTGCTGACCGAGAGCGGCAGCGGCTCCCGGCCCGCGGCCCCCGCCGTCGGGCCCGCACCCGGGCCCGCGCCCGTCCCCGTGCCGGTCCCCGTGCCCGAGCCCGGCCTGGCTCCCCCGGGGCCCCCCGGCAGGACCGACGGCCGCCCAGACAAGAGCAAAGGGCAGGTGGTGCTGGCCACGGCCATCGAGATCTGCGTCTga